The Chlorocebus sabaeus isolate Y175 chromosome 20, mChlSab1.0.hap1, whole genome shotgun sequence genomic sequence AGCGCTTCTCAAAACCCTCCAGGGCAAGGCTGCCGCTTCTCCCACCTGGCCTGGCTTGGCCACGGCAAGCCCTTGGGGAAGACAGCACTCTGGTTAATGTGCGTCCCTCCCTTTGAAGCAGCCAGCAACCATCTCAACCCTCATCCTGCTCCACTAGGGCTGAGTCATACCTGACGCACTCCCAACACATATGTCACATACCAACCCAGACACAAACACAATTTTGCCTGCAGGCAGAGATACAGAGAGCTGCATAGCACAGAGGTGCATGCAAACAGCTTGACAGAAACAGATCCAAAATTTTAGACTGCACATAGAGGAGCACACACGTGGACTCTCACagacacaggtgtgtgccacacgAACTGAGGCACACATGTGGTCATACAAGCACCCTATAGCACACACCGATATTTCCGTGGATGGCAGGCATTAAACATGCTCATGCACTCCCAGCAATGCTGCACATAAATAAGCTACCTGTGCAAACAGTCAGTGACATACATCTCTTGAAGAAATAGGAATACAACCCACAGAAACTCAATATTGCTGACGGTCTTCAAATCTCCGCCAAAGCAGTGGGCAAATGCTGGCCTCATCTTCACCTCTCAGCCCGATCACACTTGGCTGATCACGTCCCTGTTCTGGCCTGTTTCTCCTCCTACTTCACTGGTCTTTCCTTGCTGACTTCACCTCCAGGAGCCTCCTCAGTGGGCTTGAGCTTCAGAcccttctctctctgccccctTAGCCCAGGTGGGTCTCACCCACTTCTGGGGTGGTAAATCCATGTTATGTGGTAAGGACTCTCAAATATCATTTCCAGCCAGATTCCTGGGGGTTCTACTTGCCTTGCCAACACCTGCACCTGGATATCTAATGGGCATCTCAAGTCTAACCTATCTACAGTGAAACTGACTTCCCCCAAACCTGCTTTCCCACGTGGGCTTTCCTCAGGTGCCCCAGCCCAGTATGACAGCGTTCTAAACTCCTCTCTCCCTCACGTCCAAGTCCAGTGCAGGAACTCCCTTCAGAACACCACCTGAGTCTGAGCCCTCTCGCCTCTCCCCTGGCCCCATGAGGGCTTGGACAGCTGCCAGCCTGCTCACTACCTTCCCTGCTCCCCTTCTTGCCCACAGTGGCCCACCCTACACTGAACCACCATAGGGATCTTTCCAAAATGTGTCACGGGACCATGACACTCCCCTGTTCAAAGCTCCAGGGGCTCCCCACCACACTTACACTAAAAACCAAGcatccgggcacggtggctcacacttgtaatcccagcactttggacgccaaggtgggcagatcaccagaggtcggaagttcgaaaccagcctgaccaacatggagaaaccctatctttactaaaaatacaaaattagcaggatgtggttgtgcatgcctgtaatcccagctactcgggaggctgaggcggagaatcgcttgaatctaggaggcagaagttgcggtgagatCACgcctttgtactccagcctgggcaaagttcATCAGCAAGGCCAGCGAGTCCCTGCATTGGCAGCCCCTTCCACTCTCCCCTGCACCCACACACCATCTACATGGCTTTCTGCCCTTGGAGGGAGGTATCCCAAGCACGCTCTTACTCCTGCCCAGACACTCTCCCCAGATCCTGGCACAACTGCCCCCTCCTTAGGATTCAGGTCTCACTGTGGATATCCCTGTGAGAGCCACCCCCAGGTGTTTTCCATCATGTTATCCTATCCTGTCACACCCCCAGCACTTAGAAGCATCTGAGATTATCTTCTGTTGTTTCTCCAATTTAGTGTCAGCTCCATGGGGGCAAGGATTTGTGTCTGTTCTGTTTATTGTTAAATCCCCATTAAGACTGTCcctcagggccgggcacggtggctcacgcctgtaatccctgcactttgggaggctgaggcgggcagatcacgaggtcaggagatggagaccatcctggctaacacagtgaaaccctgtctctactaaaaatacaaaaaattagccaggcgtggtggcagttgcctgtaatccaagctactcgggaggccgaggcaggagaatggcctggacccgggaggcggagcttgcagtgaactgagatcgcgccactgcactctagcctgggccacagagcgagactccgtctcaaaaacaaaacaaaacaaaaaacaaaataaaccctgTCCCTTGGTATTCTCAAGGGATTGGCTCCCTCCCATAGACACCAAAATCCGAGGATCCTCAAGTCCTTGATGTAAAATAAATTGGTTCAATATTTGCAtttaacctacacacatcctcctgtatactttaaatcatctcttgattacttataatatctaatgtAACTGCTATGAAAATATACTATTggctggcatgatggctcacacttgtaatcccagcactttgggaggctgaggtgggtggatcacttgagcccaggagttcaagaccagcctgggcaacatggcaaaaccccatctctacaaaaattagccaggcatggtggtgcccgcctgtgatccctcccagctacttgggagaatgagatgggaggctcacttgagcccaggaggcagaggctgtgatgagctgagatagcacctctgtactccagcctgggtgacagagaccctgtctcaaagaaaaataaaatatatctattgtttaggaaataatgacaagaaaaaaattctgtacatgttcagtacagatgcaattttggttttgaatatttttgaggCAAACTTGGTTAAATCCACAGATGCTGTGGACTAGACTAGGAAGTGCTAGGCATACACAATATTTGTTGACTAGTGGCTGCACAGATTTATATACAGACATACTCGCCCCCACAACAATACTcaaatacatcacattaacagacaAATAAACAGATGTGGGCAAAAATACCTCCCCCCACATTCACAGAACAGACTCAACAGTCACAAAGACACCCAGGAGTCCCTTTTCCATCCCCATAGGAGTTAGTCCTGGTCCTCCCCCATCTAGATCTGCCCTCCACTTGAACCCAGTCTTGGGACTGGGGGAGTAGGGGTCTGCAGCCCGGACACAGAAAGGGTCGCTGGCCCACAGGCCTCAGGCAGCGCCTTCAGCTATGTCTGCAAtttcctctcccccttccctcctcctctctaaGGCTCCCGCCAAGACGGCCTCCCCCTCATCCTAGCTCCAACAAGGGAGGGGAGGCCCATGATGGGGGGCCCCTGGGAGACAGGGCAGAAAGAAGCCCCCAGCCACACACACTGATCACACACCACATTGCATGCACAAGCCCAGGTGGGAAATGCGTGTGTGAGCACAGGTAGGTTTACCCTTGGGGTGGGGAACGGGATGGGGTGGGATCTGCCACAGGCCGCCACAAGCTGCTTGGTGCACAAGAGCGCAGGAGCTTGCAGGCACAGAGGCCCCACGCTGGGGACTGCGAGGCTGCTGGACGGTGCCTGACTCAAAGCTGGAGTCTAACAATCATTAACCCTGCGTGACCACACCAGAGCTCGGCCAGGGGGCACATTCAAGCCTGGGCCCAGGGAGGAGGGGTGGACAGTCCCCTCCCTACCAGACCGGCATGGGTCTGGGGAAGAGAAGCAGCCTTTCCTGGATGGGGCCTCCTAGGAGGGGGAGCGGTGGTTTCGAGCTCAGGCTTTAGGGTCAGAGAACAGCAGGTTCAAATCCCGACAGTTTTTGTAAAGTCAATTCAATCTCTCCAAGACTCTGTTTATATTATCTGCGAAGTGGGGATAATGGTACCACGTCGTAGGGTTGTCAGCCGGAGTAAGTCAAAGAACCTGTCCAGGGTTTAGCCCTCGGCCCGCACGCAGGCAGAGCTCCAGCCTCGCTGTTGTTGTTAGTGGCCTGGGGGCGGGTCCCTGCCGCGGCCTCCCCGGCGGTTTCCTGTGGGGGACGGACGGCCCGCGGGCCGGGATCTCCCTCCTCCCGGCTGCCcgctcctctccccttcctctcccagcccttttcctccccgcctccccgcccgccccgccccgtccCGTCCCTCCTCTTTCCTCGGAGGAAACTTTCCGCCGGCTGGTCCCTCGGCCCGTGTCCCGCCCGCGCTGCCGCGGTCTGGGAGCCCAGCAGGGCCGGAGGGGCGGCGGGACCGGAGCGGGTGGGGGCGGCCGGGCCCAGTGTATGCGGCCGCTGGACGCGCCGGGGCCGGGCAGCCGGGAAGCGGGGCGCTGACGGTGAGTGGGCCCAGCCCCGGGCCGGTGGGTCCCCGCAGGGCGGCCGGGCGAGGAGGGAGGCGGTTTCCCTTCCCGGAGCCCGCCTGGGACGTGGAGGCTCAGTGTTCCTATCCTCCATCCCGTCCAGGGACAGCGGAACCGGGCCTCAGCTGGGGACCTTACCAGGGGGCGGGGCCTCCCGCGGTCCCCGGCGCTGCTCCCCGGGCTGGAGGGGCGTCCGCGCCCGGGAGAGGGGTTCCCCCTGGCAGGGCCCAGGGCCGCCACGAAGTTAGGGAAGCGCTCTTTCCAGGGTGGAACCTGGGGCCTCGGCTCCCGGGAGAGGAGCTGCCCGCGGAAGGGGTCGGGGTGGGCTCCAGGCTGGGAGGAGGATCTGACTTTGCTGACCTCGCAGGCTGGCAGGGGAGCTGCCCCCCAGAGCAGCATGGATGCCCCGCGAAGGGACATGGAGTTGCTCAGCAACAGCCTGGCTGCCTACGCGCACATCCGCGGTGAGGGCGGGCGCCGGAAGACTGGGGGCCTGAACCCTTCCCTGCCCAccatccccttccctccccagcgCCTTGCCCGTCCCCTCCGCCCCGCTCCCCGCCCCCATGCCCGCTGGCGGTTCCCTAATGCCCTTCGAGTAGGGGTTACAGGCCTCGTCCCCACACCTTGAACCTGGGGTCTGTTGGAAGTGGGACGACCCCCACCCGCCCGGGCCTCTCCGTGACCCCCGCCCTGTGCCCCGCAGCCAACCCTGAGAGCTTCGGCCTCTACTTCGTGCTGGGCGTCTGCTTCGGCCTGCTGCTCACCCTCTGCCTGCTCGTCATCAGCATCTCGTGGGCACCCCGCCCGCGGCCCCGGGGCCCAGCTCAGCGCCGGGACCCCCGCAGCAGCACCCTGGAGCCCGAGGACGACGACGAGGACGAGGAGGACACGGTGACGCGGCTGGGCCCCGACGACACGCTGCCGGGCCCCGAGCTGTCCGCGGAGCCCGATGGGCCCCTCAGTGTCAACGTCTTCACATCGGCGGAGGAGCTGGAGCGGGCGCAGCGGCTGGAGGAGCGTGAGAGGATCCTGCGGGAGATCTGGCGCACCGGGCAGCCGGACCTGCTGGGCACAGGCACGCTGGGGCCCAGCCCCACGGCCACGGGCGCAGGCACCCTGGGCCGCATGCACTATTACTGATGGGCCCCGGCTCCCGCTGCAAGGCGCTCCGGGTACTGGACCTGCACGTGAGCCCAGACCTGCTCCGGACCTTTGGACTGCCTCGGCCCCCACGGTCCCCAGGTGCTACTGGGCGTGGACCGCCAGCCCCTGCGAGGCTCCCTTCCCCAGTCCTGCCAGAAGACCccaggggcggggagggggcaggATGCAGGGTTCCCACTCCCTCTCTGGGGGTGATGAAGAGGTGAAGTGACCAAATGAAAGAAAGCTGCATTCTCAGTGACTCAGTCTCTCCCTCTGTTACTCCTGCCCCCTGCGGCCCCCAGGCTCCTGCCACGCTGGGGTCCCAGGGCTGAGGCCCCCCTTGACTCCCTTACCGTAGCTGCACTACCCCCACCCACCAACCCCACGACACAGCACACCTGCCCGCGTTCACTTCACAGCCAGCGGAAAGGCAGAAGGCCACAGGCCTGCACCCAGCCTCACACACAGAGCAAGTGCACGCGCATTCCTCACTCACAACGCATTCCTTACCGGCAAACGCCTGGGCACACGTAGCCCTGTCCCCACAGTGCCTTGGGTTCATACATGGCAaatgacacacacacatcagGCCTCGGGACCCTGACCTCCAGGCTAAGGTCCTACTAGCCCCGGTGTAAGCATGCGTGCTGGGCTGGGCCGTGAACTTCACGTCTGCGTCGAGGTGCGTTCAAATGAGAGGGCAGGGGTCCCTCTGAGCGGACAGGGAGGCCAGCTGGGAGGGGTCCGAGCTCGCGAGAAGGCCCGCTCGGCTCCTCCCCGGCGCACAGCTGGATTCCGGAATCTAGGCCGGGCGTCAGAGCCCGACCCCGCCTGGGCCCCTCCTGCCCGCCATTTCTCCAGCGCACTGCTGGCGTCCGAAGGAGACACCCTCCCCCGCCCCTCACCATCCGGTGGATAAAAATAGCCGCGCGCAGGCCTTGGGAACGGTAATGGGAGCCACATGTTGGACAGATGTGCCCGGGAGGGACCGTCAGGAATGCGgaggcccaggccctgcccccgCGCAGGCCCCGCCCCTAGCGACCAGACCGGCGTGGCGCCTTGCGAGGCAGTTTACTTTCTCGCGTTTCCCAAAGTCGTGTGCAAGGACGTGGGTGGCCCCAGCCCGGTCGGGCCGTGGTCCCTTCCCAGGCCTGCCCTCAGTAGGTCTGCGTCTGCGAGTGGATGATGCGCGGGTTCTGGGACTTCTGGGTCCCCTGCATCACCTGGACCTGGCCGGGAGTGAGGTGGAGACTGTGTCAGGGAGCCACCCGCCACCAGCCCCCTCCCGCCAGGACCCGCGCCTCACCTCCAGCCGCCGGCGCTGCTCCTTCTCGCTCTTCAGCTCCTCCCAGATGTCGGTCAGCTTCCTCCTGCGGGCCAAGGCAGAGGTGAGGCGCTGGGCAGGTGAGGGCTAGGGGGGACCCTACCTTCCACAACCCCCGCCACTACCCACTCACTCCAGCTGCACCCCCATCAGCTCCAGCGCCCTCCTTAGAGACTCCACCTCGCCCCTCAGCGAGGTTACGTCGACTCCCTCATTCTTGTTTTCCGTGTAGTTTTGCGGGAGCAAGGAAGGGAGCGTGAGTGTCTCTTGGGAGTCTGGAGACGACTTGATAGGATGTGTTTTTTGGGCAAAGGCTGTTTCTATAGGGGGCACCTCCTCTTTTGGAGCCACTTCCTCTTTCGGGGTCACCTCCTCTTTGGAAGCCACTCCCTCTTTGGGGAGCACCTCCTCTTTGGAAGCCACTCCCCCTTTGGGGAGCACCTCTTTGGAAGCCACTCCCTCTTTGAGGAGCACGTCCTCTTTGGAAGCCACTCCCTCTTTGAGGAGCACGTCCTCTTTGGAAGCCACTCCCTCTTTGGGGAGTACCTCCTCTTTGGAAGCCACTCCCTCTTTTGGGAGCACCTCCTCTCTCAGAGGCCCTTCCTCATTGGGGGATGCCTCCTCTTCAGGGGTCCTCTCCTCTTTGGAAGGTGCCTCCTCTAGAAGGGTTGAAGCCTCTGCCTGGGGGTGGGGCTTCTCAAGGGCAGGCCTGGACGCTGGCCCAGACTTCAACTCAGCCTGGTGTGGGGAGCTGTCCCCTCTAACTAGGGGACATTTCATCTCTCCCAGGCACCTCTCTGAGGAaggaggctggagtgggggtGCCTCTGGTGTGTGGGCCTTCTCCTGGGATGATGGAGCCTCTTTGGCTACAAAGGACTTGACCTTCTGCAGGGCTTCCTCCGAAGAGAAGTGATGGAATTGAGTGTCATCTCTGGTGGACACCTCTTCTTCAGAAAGCTCTGGGGTCAAGACCTTTTCTAGGGTGGGGGCCTCATCCCCCAGAGGGGCCATCTTTGGATCAGGGACTTTATCCATTGGTGGGACTTCTGGGGCATTGGCCTCTTCCACTGAAAAGACCCTGTCTGGAGTGGAGGGTTTGTCCACAGTCAGGGCCTCCTCTGGGATGGAGTCCTCTGGAGTCATcatcctctctggggtggggACTATGTCAGGAGCTGGGATCTTCCCCGAGGTGGAGTTCCCTGGGATAGAGGCCTTGTCGCCTAGAGTGAGGGTCTTCTCTGGGGAGGGGACCTTGTCAGGAACCGGGATCTTCTTGGAGACGGGGGCATTCTCTGGAGCTGGGGGCCTCTCTGGGGTTGTGGTCTTGTCCAGCATGGGGGTTCTCTTCACAGAGGGGGCCTTTGCCGGGCTGCTGTGCTCTTCCTCCTGCCATGATGGGAGGTGAAGTCTCAGCTGAGGTGGAGTCTGGTTCCCCTAGGCCTGGGAGACTTCACTCGTGCACACCACAGCTAGGAACCAGCCTCTGCCCAGCCTCCCCTCTCCCATGTCTCCTGCCCCTCACCTGACTGGACACAGAGCGTTGCTGGGGAGTCTGGGTTTTGGATCGCTTTCGGCCAGGGTGACACGAACCCCCACTTTGGAAGCCACCATTGGGGCCTAAGAGAGCAGAACTTCAGGGACCCAAGCCTACTCTGACCCTCAGTCTCTTCCCACCTCTGTCCATCCGCACAGCCACCCCATCCCTGTCCTCCCGTCCTCCCTGCACTGGAGGGCAGCCCTTACCTGAGTCTTGGGAAGTGAGCTTCTGACTGTCCCTGCTGGGTGTCCGAGATGTCCTGGAACATATCTTCATCAGGCCCTCAGGGTGGGGCACAGGGAGGGGCGTTCCTtctaccctcctccctcccccaaccctatCCTGCTCCTTACTTGGCTTTGCTGGGCCCAGTGGCGGCTGTCGCTAGTTTCTTGACTGTGGGGAGGGATGTTTTGGGCATCAACTTTTTTGGTTCCTTAATAGGAGCTGGGAAGAGAGAGGAGTGGAGGCTTCATCCATCTGAC encodes the following:
- the SH3D21 gene encoding SH3 domain-containing protein 21 isoform X1, with amino-acid sequence MLRPGAGLEVPKATCAPSATPSSSYWGVRLDLWCACPVLGHPAKYPGPQRWCKVNFNYSPEQADELKLQAGEIVEMIKEIEDGWWLGKKNGQLGAFPSNFVELLDSGPPSFGNPDMPSVSPGPQRPPKLSSLAYDSPPDYLQTVSHPEAYRVLFDYQPEAPDELTLRRGDVVKVLSKTTEDKGWWEGECQGRRGVFPDNFVLPPPPIKKLVPRKVVSRQSAPIKEPKKLMPKTSLPTVKKLATAATGPSKAKTSRTPSRDSQKLTSQDSGPNGGFQSGGSCHPGRKRSKTQTPQQRSVSSQEEEHSSPAKAPSVKRTPMLDKTTTPERPPAPENAPVSKKIPVPDKVPSPEKTLTLGDKASIPGNSTSGKIPAPDIVPTPERMMTPEDSIPEEALTVDKPSTPDRVFSVEEANAPEVPPMDKVPDPKMAPLGDEAPTLEKVLTPELSEEEVSTRDDTQFHHFSSEEALQKVKSFVAKEAPSSQEKAHTPEAPPLQPPSSERCLGEMKCPLVRGDSSPHQAELKSGPASRPALEKPHPQAEASTLLEEAPSKEERTPEEEASPNEEGPLREEVLPKEGVASKEEVLPKEGVASKEDVLLKEGVASKEDVLLKEGVASKEVLPKGGVASKEEVLPKEGVASKEEVTPKEEVAPKEEVPPIETAFAQKTHPIKSSPDSQETLTLPSLLPQNYTENKNEGVDVTSLRGEVESLRRALELMGVQLERKLTDIWEELKSEKEQRRRLEVQVMQGTQKSQNPRIIHSQTQTY
- the SH3D21 gene encoding SH3 domain-containing protein 21 isoform X3, with protein sequence MVQSELQLQPRAGGRAEAASWGDRGNDKGGFGNPDMPSVSPGPQRPPKLSSLAYDSPPDYLQTVSHPEAYRVLFDYQPEAPDELTLRRGDVVKVLSKTTEDKGWWEGECQGRRGVFPDNFVLPPPPIKKLVPRKVVSRQSAPIKEPKKLMPKTSLPTVKKLATAATGPSKAKTSRTPSRDSQKLTSQDSGPNGGFQSGGSCHPGRKRSKTQTPQQRSVSSQEEEHSSPAKAPSVKRTPMLDKTTTPERPPAPENAPVSKKIPVPDKVPSPEKTLTLGDKASIPGNSTSGKIPAPDIVPTPERMMTPEDSIPEEALTVDKPSTPDRVFSVEEANAPEVPPMDKVPDPKMAPLGDEAPTLEKVLTPELSEEEVSTRDDTQFHHFSSEEALQKVKSFVAKEAPSSQEKAHTPEAPPLQPPSSERCLGEMKCPLVRGDSSPHQAELKSGPASRPALEKPHPQAEASTLLEEAPSKEERTPEEEASPNEEGPLREEVLPKEGVASKEEVLPKEGVASKEDVLLKEGVASKEDVLLKEGVASKEVLPKGGVASKEEVLPKEGVASKEEVTPKEEVAPKEEVPPIETAFAQKTHPIKSSPDSQETLTLPSLLPQNYTENKNEGVDVTSLRGEVESLRRALELMGVQLERKLTDIWEELKSEKEQRRRLEVQVMQGTQKSQNPRIIHSQTQTY
- the EVA1B gene encoding protein eva-1 homolog B, whose translation is MDAPRRDMELLSNSLAAYAHIRANPESFGLYFVLGVCFGLLLTLCLLVISISWAPRPRPRGPAQRRDPRSSTLEPEDDDEDEEDTVTRLGPDDTLPGPELSAEPDGPLSVNVFTSAEELERAQRLEERERILREIWRTGQPDLLGTGTLGPSPTATGAGTLGRMHYY
- the SH3D21 gene encoding SH3 domain-containing protein 21 isoform X2, with the translated sequence MLRPGAGLEVPKATCAPSATPSSSYWGVRLDLWCACPVLGHPAKYPGPQRWCKVNFNYSPEQADELKLQAGEIVEMIKEIEDGWWLGKKNGQLGAFPSNFVELLDSGPPSFGNPDMPSVSPGPQRPPKLSSLAYDSPPDYLQTVSHPEAYRVLFDYQPEAPDELTLRRGDVVKVLSKTTEDKGWWEGECQGRRGVFPDNFVLPPPPIKKLVPRKVVSRQSAPIKEPKKLMPKTSLPTVKKLATAATGPSKAKTSRTPSRDSQKLTSQDSGPNGGFQSGGSCHPGRKRSKTQTPQQRSVSSQEEEHSSPAKAPSVKRTPMLDKTTTPERPPAPENAPVSKKIPVPDKVPSPEKTLTLGDKASIPGNSTSGKIPAPDIVPTPERMMTPEDSIPEEALTVDKPSTPDRVFSVEEANAPEVPPMDKVPDPKMAPLGDEAPTLEKVLTPELSEEEVSTRDDTQFHHFSSEEALQKVKSFVAKEAPSSQEKAHTPEAPPLQPPSSERCLGEMKCPLVRGDSSPHQAELKSGPASRPALEKPHPQAEASTLLEEAPSKEERTPEEEASPNEEGPLREEVLPKEGVASKEEVLPKEGVASKEDVLLKEGVASKEDVLLKEGVASKEEVLPKEGVASKEEVTPKEEVAPKEEVPPIETAFAQKTHPIKSSPDSQETLTLPSLLPQNYTENKNEGVDVTSLRGEVESLRRALELMGVQLERKLTDIWEELKSEKEQRRRLEVQVMQGTQKSQNPRIIHSQTQTY